In Aequorivita sp. H23M31, a single window of DNA contains:
- a CDS encoding TonB-dependent receptor — translation MQKLLISAVFISTVISAFGQQTDFEKQQDSTKIEALDEVLLKTVRVSADSPITHSNMDKQEIEKRNLGQELPYMLNYMPSVVTTSDAGAGVGYAYIRVRGSDASRVNVTLNGMPYNDSESQVTVWVNLPDLTSSVQSLQLQRGVGTSTNGSGAFGASLNIMTEGVSEKARGQISNSFGSYNTRKHNVEFSTGLLSDHFEVSGRLSRIKSDGYIDRANSDLKSYFLQAAFVDKNTFIKALAFGGRQETYQAWNGLEDPEKLENDRTFNVSGMYTDEDGNIQFYDNEVDNYGQDIYQLIWNQRIDNNWNTNVSLNYTKGLGYFEQYKENQKFANYGLEPIVLGGETINKTDLIRRRWLDNNFYAASGNVNYKDSSWDISSGVFYSYYEGEHYGEIIWARYASNSEIRDRYYDGDAHKTEFTVFSKATFQLSDSWSVYGDLQGRFINYKTSGITSDLVEMDLDKKYTFFNPKAGLTYKLNLTNQFYFSYGKAHREPTRADFREDITTAEKLDDFELGWRFGSENFKLNSNVYYMDYRDQLVLSGELGDTGKPLRMSSGKSYRLGLEVDAEIRILDNLRTLPNISLSSNKNVDFVASIDGALANLGNTDISFSPSVVAGNMLEYSPTKKLQLAFLSKFVGEQFMGNTDSKASKLDSYFVNDFNIVYTLENLPWIKEIAFSALVNNIFNVKYISNGYYYTYDDDYSNPGTVTTIEGAGYFPQATINFLVGATIKF, via the coding sequence ATGCAAAAGTTATTGATTTCCGCAGTTTTTATTTCAACGGTTATTTCAGCGTTTGGTCAACAGACCGATTTTGAAAAACAACAGGATTCCACTAAGATCGAAGCGTTGGATGAGGTGCTATTAAAAACCGTGCGTGTAAGTGCCGATTCTCCTATTACCCATTCAAACATGGATAAGCAGGAAATTGAAAAGCGCAATCTGGGACAAGAATTGCCATATATGCTCAACTATATGCCCTCTGTCGTTACCACGAGCGATGCCGGGGCGGGAGTAGGTTATGCCTATATTCGGGTTCGAGGTAGCGACGCTTCCCGAGTGAACGTAACTCTTAATGGAATGCCCTATAACGATTCTGAGAGCCAAGTTACCGTCTGGGTAAACCTTCCCGATCTTACTTCTTCCGTTCAAAGTTTACAGTTGCAGCGCGGAGTGGGGACTTCAACTAATGGATCAGGTGCTTTTGGAGCGAGCTTAAATATAATGACAGAGGGAGTTTCGGAAAAGGCAAGGGGCCAAATTTCCAATTCCTTTGGCAGTTATAATACACGCAAGCATAACGTGGAATTTAGCACCGGTTTGCTTTCCGATCACTTTGAGGTTTCCGGTAGGTTGTCAAGGATAAAGTCGGATGGATATATCGACAGAGCTAACTCAGATTTAAAATCCTATTTTCTGCAAGCAGCGTTTGTAGATAAAAATACATTTATAAAAGCTTTGGCCTTTGGTGGACGGCAGGAAACATACCAAGCTTGGAACGGACTCGAAGATCCTGAGAAATTAGAGAATGACAGAACCTTTAATGTTTCTGGTATGTACACGGATGAAGATGGTAATATTCAATTTTACGATAATGAGGTAGACAACTATGGACAGGATATTTATCAATTAATATGGAACCAGCGTATTGACAATAACTGGAATACAAACGTTTCATTAAATTATACGAAAGGATTGGGCTATTTTGAACAATATAAGGAAAATCAAAAATTCGCAAATTATGGTTTGGAACCTATTGTTCTTGGAGGGGAAACCATAAATAAAACCGATTTAATCCGTAGAAGATGGCTGGACAATAATTTTTATGCGGCTAGTGGAAATGTGAATTATAAAGATTCAAGTTGGGATATATCTTCAGGTGTTTTCTACAGTTATTATGAAGGAGAGCATTATGGTGAAATAATCTGGGCGCGCTATGCCAGTAATTCCGAAATACGGGATCGATATTATGATGGTGATGCACATAAAACAGAATTTACCGTATTTTCAAAAGCAACTTTCCAACTCAGTGATTCTTGGAGCGTTTATGGCGATCTTCAAGGACGCTTTATTAACTACAAAACCTCTGGAATCACATCTGATTTAGTTGAAATGGATTTGGATAAAAAATACACTTTCTTTAATCCCAAAGCTGGGCTTACCTACAAATTGAACTTAACAAACCAGTTTTATTTCTCTTATGGAAAAGCCCATCGCGAACCAACACGAGCCGACTTTCGTGAAGATATAACTACGGCCGAAAAACTCGATGATTTTGAGCTGGGATGGCGTTTTGGTTCGGAGAATTTTAAATTAAATTCGAATGTCTATTATATGGATTATAGAGATCAATTGGTCCTTTCGGGAGAACTGGGAGATACCGGAAAACCATTGCGAATGAGTAGTGGGAAAAGTTATCGACTTGGTCTGGAAGTGGATGCAGAAATAAGGATATTGGATAATTTAAGAACGCTTCCAAATATTTCTCTAAGCTCCAATAAAAATGTGGATTTTGTCGCCTCTATTGATGGAGCGCTTGCAAATTTGGGGAATACGGATATTTCGTTCTCTCCTTCAGTAGTAGCAGGAAATATGCTGGAATATTCACCCACTAAAAAATTACAACTAGCTTTTCTATCAAAATTTGTAGGAGAACAATTTATGGGAAATACAGATAGCAAGGCGTCAAAACTTGACAGTTATTTTGTTAACGACTTCAATATTGTTTACACCTTGGAAAATTTGCCTTGGATCAAGGAAATAGCTTTTTCAGCTTTAGTGAATAATATCTTTAATGTAAAATATATTTCCAACGGTTATTACTATACCTATGATGATGATTACAGCAATCCTGGAACCGTAACAACAATAGAAGGTGCCGGATATTTTCCACAAGCGACTATCAATTTTCTAGTTGGGGCAACTATTAAATTTTAG
- a CDS encoding hybrid sensor histidine kinase/response regulator, with amino-acid sequence MATSRNKFTFKIILSYLVLGALSVLVGFFLYSEFEKITSGSIKNVGEKKFIETGVLINLVYEADGFARLALLTENDSDFEKYQLTTDSLFVKIKEIKSLSTNDYQIMQLDSVKSLLIEKNQNIEQLRILGLTNQKDTSLDEIMKEVQKLEASIGLISVETLYKNPSKLSRRERRIWQSYADYLNSNPARDTSTVKSKTVDSMLTASRYIVSEAKKKNSQISESLRQKENELIRNDLNISERLREIITSLDAEIAKKNNLENEMRQESMDRTGQILKFAGILGGGVILIFSYLILSDFFRAERFKKNLEESKNYAETLLKSREQLISTVSHDLKTPLNTISGYAELFENSALSEKQKSYLAQITSSSHFISHLVDDLLDYSKLEAGKLPLETIPFSLENIITEAGNAVKQVYLQKPVSLKVSISDGLKGRIFESDPLRLRQIINNLVGNAFKFTDEGSVELRAEELKNSNQISTIQIAVIDTGIGISKEKQELIFDEFTQAETDTAHKFGGSGLGLAISKKLTNLLDGTLKVKSVLGKGSEFTLTIPLKNSDRKFSEKPKESQTSFMGLKGIIIDDDQAIGSLLKEMLQQLGIETKVFNRFQNLKDAKLDPNFDFILTDIQMPDTDGFSVLKSLKNGEVDFYKNQPIIAMTGNKELSRDYYLEEGFAEMLAKPFASQDLIKSLNLIFPERISTELPTAVKEKTGKIKTARVNLPKSEKFDISLLKSFLSTPESLLEVLRIFDAQTEKDLMNLKKSFQKKDFESIRETSHRMLTMFRQIQAVQVIPILERMESYSRINPEDSQLSTDLEQLNFKTEELLTELKAVYAYNSIL; translated from the coding sequence ATGGCGACCTCGCGAAATAAATTCACCTTTAAGATAATCCTCAGCTATTTGGTTCTTGGTGCATTATCTGTACTTGTTGGCTTCTTTTTATACTCCGAATTTGAGAAAATTACTTCCGGAAGCATTAAAAATGTAGGAGAGAAAAAGTTTATAGAAACAGGAGTGCTGATCAATTTGGTTTACGAAGCAGATGGTTTTGCCAGGCTGGCACTTCTTACGGAAAATGACAGTGATTTTGAAAAATACCAGCTTACCACCGATTCGCTTTTTGTAAAAATCAAAGAAATAAAATCCTTATCCACCAACGATTATCAAATAATGCAGTTGGACAGTGTTAAGTCGTTGCTTATAGAAAAAAACCAAAATATTGAACAACTTCGAATTCTGGGTTTAACCAATCAAAAAGATACTTCGCTGGATGAGATTATGAAGGAAGTTCAGAAGTTGGAGGCCTCAATTGGACTCATTTCAGTAGAAACGCTCTATAAGAATCCATCCAAGTTAAGCAGAAGAGAGCGACGTATTTGGCAATCGTATGCCGATTACCTTAATAGCAATCCAGCTCGGGACACCTCAACCGTAAAGTCGAAAACTGTAGATTCCATGCTTACCGCTTCCAGATACATTGTTTCTGAAGCAAAAAAGAAGAACTCCCAGATTAGTGAATCATTACGCCAGAAAGAGAATGAATTAATCCGCAACGATTTGAATATCTCCGAACGACTGAGGGAAATAATAACAAGTTTGGATGCTGAGATTGCCAAGAAGAATAACCTGGAAAATGAAATGCGCCAGGAATCTATGGATCGCACAGGGCAAATTCTAAAATTTGCTGGAATCCTAGGTGGCGGAGTTATATTAATTTTCTCATATTTAATACTTTCCGATTTTTTTAGAGCGGAACGGTTTAAAAAGAATCTCGAGGAATCCAAGAATTACGCCGAAACTCTTTTAAAAAGTAGGGAACAATTAATCTCTACAGTTAGCCACGATTTAAAAACTCCTTTAAATACCATTAGCGGTTATGCCGAATTGTTTGAAAACTCAGCTCTTTCGGAAAAACAAAAATCCTATCTAGCACAGATTACCTCTAGCTCACATTTTATATCACATCTGGTAGATGATCTTCTGGATTATTCAAAACTAGAAGCGGGAAAATTGCCCTTGGAAACTATTCCGTTTTCATTAGAAAACATAATTACTGAGGCTGGAAATGCAGTTAAACAGGTTTATCTTCAAAAACCCGTTTCGCTTAAAGTCTCTATTTCTGACGGATTAAAAGGAAGGATTTTTGAAAGCGATCCCTTGAGACTCCGTCAAATAATAAACAATTTGGTGGGAAATGCTTTTAAATTCACCGATGAGGGTAGTGTTGAGCTTAGAGCAGAAGAACTAAAAAATAGCAACCAGATTTCCACAATTCAAATTGCAGTAATCGATACGGGAATCGGGATTTCAAAGGAAAAACAGGAACTTATTTTCGACGAATTTACCCAAGCAGAAACAGATACGGCACATAAATTTGGTGGAAGTGGTTTGGGCCTTGCCATCTCCAAAAAACTAACTAATCTTTTAGATGGAACCTTAAAAGTGAAAAGTGTTTTAGGGAAGGGAAGTGAATTTACCCTCACAATACCGCTGAAAAATAGTGATCGGAAATTCTCAGAAAAACCTAAGGAATCCCAAACGTCCTTTATGGGATTAAAGGGAATTATAATCGATGATGATCAGGCTATTGGATCGCTTTTAAAAGAAATGCTCCAGCAATTGGGAATTGAAACCAAAGTCTTTAACCGTTTTCAAAATTTGAAAGACGCAAAGTTGGATCCTAATTTCGATTTTATTTTAACGGACATCCAAATGCCAGACACAGATGGTTTTTCAGTTTTAAAAAGTCTGAAAAATGGCGAAGTTGATTTCTATAAAAATCAACCAATTATTGCTATGACCGGAAATAAAGAGCTATCACGCGATTATTATTTGGAAGAAGGCTTTGCAGAAATGCTCGCAAAACCCTTTGCAAGTCAGGATCTTATTAAGAGCCTAAACCTAATTTTTCCAGAGCGGATAAGCACGGAGTTACCAACTGCGGTCAAAGAAAAAACAGGAAAGATCAAAACCGCTAGGGTAAACTTGCCAAAGAGTGAAAAATTTGATATTTCTCTTTTAAAGTCTTTTTTAAGTACACCAGAATCCCTGTTGGAAGTCCTGCGGATTTTCGATGCGCAAACGGAAAAAGATCTAATGAATTTAAAAAAATCCTTTCAGAAAAAGGATTTTGAATCTATTAGAGAAACCTCTCACAGAATGTTGACAATGTTCCGTCAAATACAGGCCGTGCAAGTGATTCCTATTTTGGAGCGTATGGAAAGTTATTCAAGGATAAATCCAGAAGATTCGCAATTATCTACCGATTTAGAACAGCTCAATTTTAAGACCGAAGAATTATTGACAGAATTAAAAGCAGTGTATGCCTACAATTCTATATTGTAG
- a CDS encoding sigma-54-dependent transcriptional regulator, with the protein MVRRIHIVEDDVAFGKMLTSFLERKGYSISISLTGNHGRKSVAENSYDFLITDLKLPDDSGLELLEYTKEVSPKTKVILMTGYAEVDTAVKAIKKGALDYISKPFRPEELLMIIEEASKNYSASLEVDRLESISHPPNQFKPVSSKPSFIVGISEISKKFNEYLKLVGPTDMCVLIQGESGTGKEVAAKAIHNFSSRKDRSFVAVDCGAIPKEIAASEFFGHIKGSFTGAINDKKGHFEAADGGTLFLDEVGNLSYENQIQLLRALQERKIKPVGSNTEIEVDVRIISATNEDLLEAVSTKTFREDLYHRLNEFTVHIPSLRERKEDLFLFIEYFLNEANVSLGKEVLGLSKEVEEAFKNYSWPGNLRELKNVIKRSVLLTNSNLIPLDVIPKEVLFSKPGPGPVVDFSKESNEKQLIINALKEAGYNKTKAAKLLNITRKTLYNKLELYNIEL; encoded by the coding sequence ATGGTACGGCGAATACATATTGTGGAAGATGATGTGGCATTTGGAAAGATGCTCACCTCTTTTTTGGAGCGAAAGGGTTATAGTATTTCAATATCCCTCACGGGAAATCATGGCAGAAAATCTGTTGCAGAGAACTCATACGATTTTTTAATTACCGATTTAAAACTTCCCGATGATTCTGGACTGGAACTTTTAGAATATACTAAAGAGGTTTCTCCCAAAACAAAGGTTATCCTTATGACGGGTTATGCGGAAGTCGATACCGCCGTAAAAGCTATCAAGAAAGGAGCGTTGGACTATATTTCCAAACCTTTCCGTCCAGAAGAATTGTTGATGATAATTGAAGAAGCTTCCAAAAATTATTCGGCAAGCTTAGAAGTTGATCGTCTCGAAAGTATTTCGCATCCGCCTAACCAATTTAAACCCGTTTCAAGCAAACCCAGTTTTATTGTAGGAATAAGTGAAATCTCTAAAAAATTCAACGAATACCTGAAATTGGTGGGACCAACGGATATGTGCGTTCTTATTCAAGGTGAAAGTGGAACAGGAAAGGAAGTAGCGGCAAAAGCTATTCATAATTTCAGCTCCCGAAAAGATAGAAGTTTTGTGGCTGTTGATTGCGGCGCAATTCCAAAAGAAATTGCTGCCAGCGAATTTTTTGGGCATATTAAAGGAAGTTTTACGGGCGCAATCAACGATAAGAAAGGTCATTTTGAAGCTGCCGATGGCGGAACGCTCTTTTTAGATGAAGTGGGAAATCTTTCTTATGAAAACCAAATCCAATTATTGCGCGCCTTGCAGGAGCGAAAAATTAAACCCGTAGGCAGTAACACAGAAATTGAGGTAGATGTTCGCATTATTTCGGCAACGAATGAGGATCTATTAGAAGCTGTTTCCACAAAAACATTTAGAGAAGATTTATATCATCGTCTAAATGAATTCACCGTTCATATCCCATCTCTTCGCGAACGAAAGGAAGATCTGTTTCTTTTTATTGAATACTTTTTAAATGAAGCTAATGTTTCCTTAGGAAAGGAAGTTTTAGGGCTTTCCAAAGAAGTAGAAGAGGCGTTTAAAAATTACAGTTGGCCAGGAAATCTCCGTGAGCTGAAAAATGTGATAAAGCGTTCGGTATTGCTTACCAATTCAAATTTAATTCCGTTGGACGTGATACCTAAGGAAGTCTTGTTTTCCAAACCCGGGCCGGGTCCAGTTGTAGATTTTTCCAAGGAAAGTAATGAAAAACAGCTCATTATAAATGCATTAAAAGAAGCAGGCTACAACAAAACGAAGGCTGCAAAATTATTGAACATAACCCGGAAAACCCTTTATAATAAACTTGAGCTCTACAATATAGAATTGTAG
- the arfB gene encoding alternative ribosome rescue aminoacyl-tRNA hydrolase ArfB, translating into MNNEVLLTELSFKGIRSSGPGGQHVNKTASKVEVSFNIETSMAFSEQEKERLLHKLSSKISSDGLLILQCGETRSQHRNKAIVIERLLELIQQSLKVPKKRKKTKPSKSAIERRLKSKKEHALKKSNRRPPKIE; encoded by the coding sequence ATGAACAATGAAGTTTTATTGACAGAACTCTCCTTTAAAGGGATTCGCAGTAGTGGTCCGGGAGGACAGCATGTGAACAAAACCGCCTCAAAAGTGGAAGTATCTTTCAATATTGAAACCTCCATGGCATTTTCTGAACAGGAAAAAGAACGACTTCTCCATAAACTTTCTTCAAAAATTTCTTCGGACGGACTTTTGATTCTTCAATGTGGAGAAACTCGAAGCCAACATAGAAATAAAGCAATTGTAATTGAAAGACTTTTAGAGTTAATCCAACAAAGTTTAAAGGTTCCGAAAAAACGTAAGAAAACAAAGCCTTCCAAAAGCGCAATTGAGCGCCGTTTAAAATCAAAAAAGGAACACGCCTTAAAGAAATCTAATCGAAGGCCACCAAAAATTGAATAA
- a CDS encoding DUF4301 family protein, whose translation MFTERNRQQIEAHGLTEAEVERQLEIFKHGIPFAHVVGSVSINNGIRVFSESEQKKYVDLFESQKDNLDLLKFVPASGAATRMFKSLHRFLEIYDPKMDIEKFLQEETSKDLKIFFDSFEHFAFADLVLKRLKSKHKGFDDLKKGKKYLLIIKEMLGEDALNFGFIPKGLIPFHKHDKEYITAFEEQLYEAAFYATSNNVANLHFTVSVDHKSKFKKRHEKIQHLVEKRTNTEFYISYSFQKKETDTIAATLDNELFLDENGNIVFRPSGHGALLQNLNEMDADIIFIKNIDNVVSQKYVETIAFQKKVLAGKLISLQMKIFEHIEKLEKESLSNKIIQDASHFISEELKLTNVGKNKEALLNILNRPIRICGVVENTGAPGGGPFIVKNKKGEIFHQIVEISQIDMHNPEQKAFVDSATHFNPVDLVCGVRNYKGEKFDLNQFADPDAGFISEKSYNGIHLKALERPGLWNGAMDNWNTVFVEVPLITFNPVKTVNDLLNEVHLS comes from the coding sequence ATGTTTACTGAACGAAACAGACAACAAATAGAAGCTCACGGTCTTACCGAAGCGGAAGTAGAGCGCCAACTTGAGATTTTTAAACATGGAATACCTTTCGCTCACGTTGTGGGTTCCGTGTCAATAAATAATGGAATAAGAGTTTTCTCTGAAAGTGAGCAGAAAAAATATGTCGATCTTTTTGAATCTCAAAAGGATAATCTAGATCTTTTAAAATTTGTTCCCGCCTCCGGTGCCGCTACACGAATGTTTAAATCTCTACATCGATTTTTAGAAATTTATGATCCAAAAATGGATATTGAGAAATTTCTTCAAGAAGAGACAAGTAAAGATTTAAAAATATTTTTCGATTCGTTTGAACATTTTGCATTCGCTGATCTGGTCTTAAAAAGGTTGAAATCAAAACATAAAGGATTTGATGATCTTAAAAAGGGGAAAAAATACTTGTTGATTATTAAGGAGATGTTGGGTGAAGATGCTTTAAATTTTGGTTTTATCCCAAAAGGTTTAATTCCTTTCCACAAACACGATAAGGAATACATAACAGCTTTTGAAGAACAATTATATGAAGCCGCTTTTTATGCAACTTCAAATAATGTGGCGAATTTGCATTTTACTGTTTCTGTCGATCATAAGAGTAAGTTCAAGAAAAGACATGAAAAGATCCAGCATTTAGTAGAAAAGAGAACGAACACAGAATTCTATATTTCCTATTCCTTTCAGAAAAAAGAAACGGATACAATTGCAGCAACTTTAGATAATGAACTTTTTTTGGATGAAAACGGGAATATTGTTTTCCGTCCGTCTGGGCATGGCGCTTTGCTGCAGAATTTAAATGAAATGGACGCTGACATTATTTTTATAAAAAATATCGATAATGTGGTGTCCCAAAAATATGTTGAAACTATCGCTTTTCAAAAGAAAGTTTTGGCGGGGAAACTGATTTCGCTGCAAATGAAGATATTTGAACATATAGAAAAACTGGAAAAAGAAAGTCTTTCAAACAAAATAATACAGGATGCTTCCCATTTTATTTCCGAAGAACTTAAATTAACCAATGTGGGCAAAAATAAGGAAGCACTTCTAAATATTTTGAACCGCCCTATTCGAATTTGTGGGGTAGTTGAAAATACGGGAGCTCCTGGAGGTGGACCTTTTATTGTTAAAAATAAAAAAGGAGAAATTTTCCATCAAATTGTAGAGATTTCTCAGATCGATATGCATAATCCAGAACAAAAAGCTTTTGTGGATTCTGCAACCCATTTTAATCCAGTGGATTTAGTTTGTGGCGTTCGAAATTATAAAGGTGAGAAATTCGATTTAAATCAATTCGCAGATCCCGACGCAGGGTTTATTTCGGAAAAATCTTATAACGGAATTCATTTAAAAGCATTAGAACGTCCTGGGCTTTGGAATGGTGCGATGGATAATTGGAATACGGTTTTTGTGGAAGTGCCACTTATTACCTTTAATCCCGTAAAGACGGTAAATGATTTATTAAACGAGGTGCATCTTTCCTAA
- a CDS encoding AAA family ATPase: MIKVVLYGPESTGKTTLAKQLAVYYNTEWVPEFMREYLEEKWERDRKLVSREDLVPIAKGQLAREMEASSKVDKLLICDTNLLELKVYSEYYYNGYCPEFIENQVTNLSAVEEDNYSIYLLTYIDIPWEADILRDRPHNREEMFRIFEAELKKQGLHYKILKGNEKERFNKAIEIIDALLFKH; encoded by the coding sequence TTGATTAAAGTTGTTCTATACGGACCTGAATCAACAGGAAAGACCACTTTGGCCAAACAATTGGCCGTTTATTACAATACTGAATGGGTTCCTGAATTTATGCGGGAATATTTGGAAGAGAAATGGGAAAGAGATAGAAAACTAGTTTCAAGAGAAGATTTGGTTCCTATAGCCAAAGGTCAGCTTGCTAGGGAAATGGAGGCTTCTTCAAAGGTGGATAAACTGCTTATATGCGACACAAACCTTCTAGAATTGAAAGTCTATTCTGAATATTACTATAATGGGTATTGTCCGGAGTTTATAGAAAACCAGGTAACCAATCTGTCTGCCGTGGAGGAAGATAATTATAGTATCTACCTGTTGACCTATATAGACATCCCCTGGGAAGCGGATATTTTGCGCGATCGTCCGCATAATAGGGAGGAAATGTTTCGTATTTTCGAAGCCGAATTAAAAAAGCAAGGTCTCCATTATAAGATTCTAAAAGGAAACGAAAAAGAAAGGTTTAATAAAGCAATTGAGATTATCGATGCCTTATTATTTAAACACTGA
- the pnuC gene encoding nicotinamide riboside transporter PnuC: MNHIFDWFFSEYQNVPTYIVVLEITAVFFGLLSAWFSKQDNILIYPTGILSTSIFVYLLAVYGLLGDLVINAYYFIMSIYGWYFWTRKVDEEHFTPITRTTSKEKQIAVMIFIGTLNFIFIIYQIFDKWNSWTAYVDTLTTAIFFVAMWLLARKKLENWTLLLIGNIISFPLYFYKGLIFTSFQFLLLIVIAIFGYYAWKKNLNKPEKSLLN; this comes from the coding sequence ATGAACCACATTTTTGATTGGTTTTTTTCTGAGTATCAAAATGTTCCAACATATATTGTTGTATTAGAAATTACCGCCGTATTTTTTGGATTACTGAGTGCATGGTTTTCCAAACAGGATAATATTTTAATTTATCCCACAGGTATTTTGAGCACCTCAATATTCGTATATCTTTTGGCAGTTTATGGATTGTTGGGCGACTTGGTTATTAATGCCTATTATTTTATAATGAGCATTTATGGATGGTATTTTTGGACCCGAAAAGTTGATGAGGAACATTTTACTCCCATCACTAGGACAACCTCCAAGGAAAAACAAATCGCCGTGATGATCTTTATTGGCACCCTCAATTTTATTTTTATTATTTATCAGATTTTTGATAAGTGGAACAGTTGGACTGCTTATGTGGACACACTGACAACGGCAATATTTTTTGTTGCCATGTGGCTATTGGCTCGGAAAAAACTTGAAAATTGGACATTATTGCTCATAGGAAATATTATTTCCTTCCCTTTATATTTTTATAAAGGATTAATATTTACTTCATTTCAATTTTTATTGTTGATTGTTATAGCAATTTTTGGTTACTACGCGTGGAAGAAAAATCTGAACAAACCCGAGAAAAGCTTATTGAATTGA
- a CDS encoding thiamine-binding protein yields the protein MNISVELTLSPLQDDWEPAIINFIKSLRNSGLTVLENPLSTQIYGEYDEVMNLLQKEMKIALEAVERGLLYIKIVKSDRSGYEPHF from the coding sequence ATGAATATTTCAGTAGAACTTACCTTATCTCCTTTGCAAGACGATTGGGAGCCCGCAATTATCAATTTTATTAAAAGTTTGAGAAACTCAGGCCTAACGGTTTTAGAAAATCCATTGAGTACACAAATTTATGGTGAGTATGACGAAGTGATGAATTTGCTCCAAAAAGAAATGAAAATTGCTTTGGAAGCGGTGGAACGGGGGTTGCTTTATATAAAAATAGTAAAATCGGACCGGAGCGGGTATGAACCACATTTTTGA
- a CDS encoding phosphoglycerol geranylgeranyltransferase, translating to MEKSFYKDILKFVASGEKMLSILIDPDKFANTEVETFLGRIPKHTTHLFIGGSTVANGDTEETVRALKQKTDLPLFLFPGDYSQITSFADVLLFLTLLSGRNAEYLIGQQVKSIAKLKNTSLEIIPTGYILIDGGNSSSVSKVTATDPILQTEVETIVNTALAGKYMGSKLIYLEAGSGAKFPINPEIISKVKEAIEIPLIVGGGIKTESQKQAAFQAGADMVVMGTIFESIISPPSK from the coding sequence ATGGAGAAATCATTTTATAAGGATATTTTAAAATTTGTGGCAAGTGGAGAAAAAATGCTTTCCATACTTATCGATCCCGATAAATTTGCCAATACAGAGGTTGAAACATTTCTAGGAAGGATCCCGAAACATACCACTCATCTTTTTATTGGTGGTAGTACGGTTGCAAATGGCGATACGGAAGAAACTGTAAGAGCATTAAAACAAAAAACGGATTTACCGCTATTTCTGTTTCCAGGAGATTATTCCCAAATAACATCCTTTGCTGATGTTCTTTTATTTCTCACCTTACTTTCTGGGCGTAATGCCGAATATTTGATCGGTCAACAAGTAAAATCAATTGCTAAACTAAAAAATACTTCTTTGGAGATTATACCGACAGGTTATATTTTAATCGATGGTGGGAATAGTTCCTCCGTATCTAAAGTAACTGCAACGGATCCCATATTACAAACTGAAGTTGAAACTATTGTCAATACCGCTCTAGCCGGAAAATATATGGGATCCAAACTTATCTATCTGGAAGCGGGGAGCGGTGCAAAATTTCCTATAAATCCTGAAATAATTTCAAAAGTAAAGGAAGCGATTGAAATTCCATTAATTGTAGGAGGAGGCATAAAGACGGAATCCCAAAAACAAGCAGCTTTTCAGGCGGGGGCTGATATGGTAGTTATGGGGACCATATTCGAAAGTATTATTTCCCCTCCAAGTAAATAA